TGTGTACTCTTGGTAATTGCTCCGTGACACCATGTGTGTTTCACCTTCCCACTTGAACCATAACCATGCATTATATCTTTGGTCACGTAGGAGCTGATTATTCAGAATGACCCCTTGGGTACCATCGAGCGTATTCAAATACAAACCGTATTTCTTTTGTCCAGAGAACGTTTGCAAGATGGTGACTTCTCCATAATTAAAGCCACATTATACGTAacaaattcaagttaaattcgactccgatatcgttagtatttgtagatgttgttgaaattaagatatatcaaaataatatttatcatgttttttataactttggtacagcagttgttgaaagtcgatacatgtaaatacgccttcattttaaactggtcgccatagaaatTACggttattgccgaacggaagtcggaaagttcatgacccgttttcggaagagttcagaCAGATGTTACGTAGTTACCGTAGTCACTTGACGtcctcggcaacgacgttacaatgtcggctaacttcggttTGTTTTACtcagtgggacccacctagcgatgttcaatatttatttgatttttatcaaaatattctgaatcataatcgctcatcctgacttcgatttagtcctatctctgcatgatttacaacaggacttgtttttcaacattcttctatataatgaaaaaaataagaaagatacggatattgggcctttaagagAGACTTATTACAACCATAGCAATGGTGAAAAGGTTTTGCTTGTTTTTTCCCCCATATGCCTCGGACGCGCAAACCGCCAAAGCAAAGGAAACAGAACAAGAAAAAAGTCGGTCTGGTAACAGTACACGGTAGCAAATTACCAATACTATTTAAGCATAAGTAACACTTTTTTTCTGAATCACAGGAACTTGGACCCTTGGGAACACAGCATGTCAGCTGGTAGGGCTCACTAACCTCGTTCTGACCTCCGGGGCTACATGGATCATGGCTATAGCTGCCGTAGAAAGGTAGAGTAagacattgttttgtattttgtggTGTGAAATTTTCGGAAGTCATCTTGTTCTATCTTAAAATTTTACGGCCATCTTGTCATGTTGTCCTGACGCAACAATCGCACCAGTGCCAGAGTTACCATGtacaaataatttatatttgcgTCCTTTATCTACTTTTGGGACGATCTTGATGGTGACGTCATGTTTACGAGTTAACGCAAAATTCTTAGCCAAATAGTCGTTGTGTGGCGGTGTAACCAGATGGTCGTTATAAGCACaaggatctgagaattagttacagattatataattatggacccaccagagtgctcTAAGACCATTTTAATCGTTTTAGGGGCCTAgataaaaaatcggtaaaaatcacaCTTTACTTACATGTAGTACTGTATAATACGTAAAGGGTGGAAAGCTCCTATATTCAAAAGTTATATCCCACCTAGTTTAGTGGctaaaaaacacatttctagcatATCTTCATAAAATGGTTACTACCGTTgaaaagagcgataattttcctttcaaaatcatcctacacatctatgCAAAGTCTTACTCAAAATTCTTCACAGTCGCCGAGTTAAAATTCTAATCTATCGTAGTAAAACATACATTGCGAATTACTTAAGCACTGTTTTGAAAAGTCGTGCCAAAGTTTTGTTGAATTGATAATGGACATGTTTGTTGAACGTGATCTGATTGGACTGGTGGCTTCGTGACTGTGTTGGTAGTCGTACAACAGATGGTTCCACGAGGACAGAGAGCTGTGATTATTTCGAAACATTCATTTTGATTTCCTTTTGTATGATGTATAAGACGTTTTATAACCTCTTTCTGTGTGAGAGATTAAATGTTAATCCTTATTTTCGGTTGTATGATTTTTCATTTCTGTTTCATTGATTTCCTTCGTAGATAATTCTTTTTGATGCACTGGTTTCTTTTCCGAAGCTTGCTTTGATGGGCAATCCATTGTGTTTGCATCTGTTTTTGTATTAAATAAGTAAATCAGATGATATATAGTTACTATAATCgaacatatttacaatgtagCGTGGTTTTTACCCCTTTTCGCGTCAAAATGAGTGTGTTTGCTTATGTATGATAATGCactaattttgttttctgtgacGCACTTTATTGTATTGTTGATATAGCAATCGCATTAATGCTCtaattcataattataaatGCTTATCTGTTCATTTTTGCGTTAAAATGTGTTTGCGCCAAAATTAGTACAATTGTTAGCATAAGCGTACACTACATCCATCTGATCGTCGCGAGCCTGCCAATAGTATTCATTCCAAATACAACGAATGAAAATAAACTTATATGTGTTTCAATTTAGGTTTCCTGTGATTTCTTCACATTTCGTTTTTCTTCCGGGTATATCCAGTTCCCAGATTTTGTATTTCTATCATTACAGATATTTCCGGTTTCTATTGGCCTCCGATCATCCGTCCACATTTTCCCAGAAGAATGTAAACATTTTAGTGGCGGGTATCTATGTGCTGATAGTACTCGTGGCCACCGGTCCTCTCTATGGCCTAGGAGAATACTCCAACTTCCGAGGTAAGTCATGTCATATAAACGAACATAATAAGATTTTTCGAGGCTGACATTGACATTttccaaaagaaaaaaaaatcatggctCTGGAAAATCACGAAAAATGCTAAATAGTCGTCCTGTGGACATACGTTGAAACGTAAACATATTAGATTGTCAAAATCCAAACCTATTGTTCTCGGCTCAAACTTGATTAATAATTTGACTTATGATTTACAGGTCACGTGACACTCACAGTGATGGCTAATTCgaccatacaaaatatatcGTATGCCGACAAGATGGCGGATGAAAGATTCCACATGTCTCTACTTCATCAGGCAACAGTGATTGGTAAAATTCCTGACTCCATCCCATGGTTTGTGAAACATCTAGAACAGGACTACGGAATGACTACGTCACGTTACATGTGGATAGACCGGGGTCTCCAATTCCTATTACGAGCCTGGACAGAGCGACACGCCTGTGCATTTTTGAAAGCGTATCAAACTGACGAACTTCGATCATTTCTGTCGCGTCGCCTATGGCAAAAAGAATTGTTATGGAGTGCCCGGATGGAACATCTAGAATTCGTTGCACATATGGACCAAGATCAGTACAGGAAATATGTGGATATATACGTGCCCTCTCAGAGTGAGTATACATTTTGCAAGACTGGACCAGATAGCTCCTTGATAGCtatatttagttttattattAGCATGGAACTGCTAGCATTTGGTAAGTATGGGATGATTCAATAGAGCGCATCGTAATGAACTTGTTGCTGTCATGTTGATGTTCATCGTCCCATAACTACAAACTAAAAACTAAAAGCTGAAATATTCTTAAGAACGTCTCAAGATATTTCCCTGCTAAAATGAATAAGCCTGTCATTATCTTTAAGAATGGAACAGCCAGTTCAACAGCCATCGCATGTGGTTGTCGGATAATTCTGAGgtcaatattatattgatattgaagTCTTGATACATGATAAAACGCTGGCAATGATGTTCTGATAACAGTCATATTGGTTTGTTTAAGTTagatagtgggactgcagtcaATATAGGTATTATTGGTGTTTCTCAGTTCCACAATACTCTGCACCACCAAGTTTCTCTTTACGACCTAGACTGGATTGCCTGCCGTAGTTTTTCTACTCCCCGCTAGGCTTCGCTCcgaaaatacaataaataaattagtatttatgagcgcagcctagcggagagaatGGGTACTAAGGCAGATAATCCAGTCTATTTACGATGTCATCCTTTTCTCGCGTATTTCGATCCCTGGCTCAAATCCCTCTCTGTATTTGGTCAACAGTGGTAATCAGTCACCGTGCTATTTTACTTTCCGATACTGTTTTCTCTCTTCGTCTTCGCCAAACAAGATGGCTGTTCAGCTGCGCTCACTTCGTTCGAGGCAAACGAATTTCAACATGCTTGAAAAGCTTCTCACTGTTTGTGTATGTAGGAAGCCCCTACACCCAACATCAAGGGACGTTGCAGGTTTACCATAACTACTCTTACTTTCACATTTCCTtgacaggggcgtaggaagggggggggggcaattgtCCCCCCGTTCCCCAGAATGGAGGGGCAAATATTTCTTTCTGCTCCCCCCATTTTCGCTGAGTGAAATTATctaaaaaatcatcaaaatacacattcaacaaaatgcaacgtaaaactcatctcaccCGTTCTAAATTGACAAAAAATTTCCCGGGGGAGATCCCCGGACTCCCAAAAcaccaatatatatttattggacctttgcccccccccccccattacgtttcatcttcttACGCCACTGCTTGAGGTTTACTGGCTTACATCTCTCTTTCCGTGGCACAGTAAGCACTCCAATTCACAACCTATTTCTCACTCTAAGATCACGATACAATACTAATACTAAGAAAGATCTGGACTATGCCTTACAGGTTACATTTCAGTCGTCCAGACGTCTGTTCTTGCAGCTATGCATATTTTTCTTCTTTGGTCCCTGTACCTGTGCACCTTTTCTTTTATGAAGCCGACGGTCACAACTTTCTTCTTTCTACTTCTTCGTAGTCGTCATCTTTGTAGTGTATATGCAACAGTTCCACTGTTTGGGATCCCAATAAAAAGGTCAAATCCGTCAGcttgaaaaagaaaattagaTATGCATATAGTTCACAAGTGGATATATAAGCTTTCGTGTTGGTGTTATATTTgcgatatatatataccttcaGACTTTATCTACATAGTTCATATACATTATTCATTCACAAATTTTACGCGGGAAAAATTATCGCGATTTATCGCATAATAAGCGAAAATTCCCTCTCGCTCAAATGTTCACATTTATAGTAGCAGGAACCATAGCACGAGCTCGAGCTCGCTATCAGACGTAATCTTAATAGTCTCCCGTCATTTGTCAAAATACACATTTTTCGATGATTACTCGGTCAAGACAAAACACATGCATACGGgttcaattaaaaacaaaagactATTACAAACACACTTTCTTTACACGaacaaccatacaatggaaTGTTATACTCATACCAACTCATACTATCTTCCTATTCCTTTTGATGAATTCAGATGTACCGTTCTAATGCCCAGAAAAAAACCTAtaatcatttatatacatagttttacatacaaatattggaaaaaaacatgtttgatacTTAAGCTTAAATTTTAGCGAGTTGGTTTGTCAAAAACCAAACGAAATTCTCCTAGCACTTATTTGTGTTTCCCTGTGTTAAATGCCGTCTGACAGTATGTTACCAATAGCTCACCACCCCTCTCTTGTCGGATCAGGCACTATTCTTCATCTGTGGAGGTTGGCTGGTTTGTGTAGAACGGCATGCATATATCCTTACCACAACAAGGATTGCAATTGGGCTGGTGGATATCTGAAAATGTTCTTTCTCGTCAAATATCGTTACTCTGTATCCCTTTTAAGCCGCGCGTCTTAACGGACCGTCTCCACATCTTTCATCTTTCTTCGCTCAAGCCTTTACTTCATTCTGTAGCAGAACTTTCCTGGTGTCTGCTTGCTTTCCATTGCTGTCTGTGCATGATTCCAAGACTGCTACCTTGACATACCGCATTGACTAAGGTTATCTCGGCCTGCTTTCTGCTTCACCCATAGTCCTGCTTCCGACGATTTCCTCCCGTCACCACACGGACGTCTGATTATCTTCACTTCTCTATTGACGTCTTCAGTGTCACGATCAGTCGGGTCTTTCCCATCCTGCAATTATATACTTCAATGTAGTAAGATGGTCGCTAAATGTAATTGCAACATTGACATTCTTATATACAAACTGACACTAGCGTAAGAAGGCGATACTACAAGCCAACGCTCCAAGTTCCTGTTGATGGTTCTTTCAAAGCCTTCCATCCTGATACACTATCTTGTACAGCTTACAGCCTTGTTGGCCTCATCATTCAGATATTAGGGGTTTCCGGACTATACCATGGATGGTTGATATCCATCATTACCTCTACTGTTTTGCGTGTTTGCTGCTCCAATCATGTGATGTTGCGGCGGCAGACATACCATTTACCAAGATATTTGAGTCGGTTGCCGCCTATTGATGGGATAGTTTCCGCTTGAATTTCTCAACTTGAACATCTCGACTTCTGTAGCTTGAAGCGTTGACGTTGTCATTTCATCAAATGCAGTCAATACCCACCTAGCCTGGACATATGTTCCTGCCATAACGGTAAGATCGCCCGTAAATCTCTGCTAGTATCAGGCCTCTGTTCATCTTTCCTTCCCTGCTTTTACTAGTCATGAAGAAAAAGGATGACCATTTTCTGTTCATCTTTCCTTCCCTGCTTCACTAGTCATGACGAAAAAAGATAACAATTCTATGTTCATCTTTCCTTCCCTGCTTTTACTAGCAGTGACGACCAACGTGACCATTTCCTGTTCATTTTTCCTTCCCTGCTTTTTCTAGCTATGACGAAAAGGGATGACCATTCTCTGTACCGTGAGATGGAAGGTGCAGTGGATTAAAACATCTTCTATGGGGAAGTGGAAGTGGCTTGAAACATCTTCTATAATTAAGGCATCTCCTATAGGGAGCTGTTTCGTACACATTAATGAGATCATTCCAGACGAAGATGTTTCCACTATCCCACTTGTTTTTCAACATACTATATTTGATCGCAATATACATGCACATTGTTAGGTGTCTCGCAAGTTTTGGGAAGTAAATCTTACCTTCCTCTAGCTGTTCCATCTCAATTAAGTTGGTCTTTTCGTCAAGATCTGTTGAAATATTCAGTCGCTAGCTTCTCTGGTCTATCGCAACTAGTCTTCGAGTACAAAGTTCAATGTGTGTTTGGGGTCGTAAGGAAAGTTATAAAATTCaatcattaattataataattataacataCGTTTTCTGTGTTTCAGGCCTTGGACAATGTACAGTGGATTTTACGTCACCCCATGTGCATGCCACGGTCTGGTCCGGCTATCAACTGGTCATCAACACCCTTCTGCCCCTGGCCCTATCACTCATCGTGTACGTGATATTGTACATGAGAAATCCATACACCATGTCCGCGTTTGATAAAAACCTATCGCAAGAAGACTATTCTAGTCTTCGCGTCTTCTGTACGTcatctatgacgtcatgttttttcACCGTTATTTACTTTGGTGTGACATTAGCCAATGCTGAAGGGTCGTACATTTCACCGGAAGCGAATTTCGCAGTgacatttgcatattatagtaGTAATCTCGcgatttgtgtttgtgtgtgttgttatgATAATTTGTGTTTAGCTGGTCTAAAGGCCTCATGTCAACAATGCTGGTTATATTCTCGTGACTCCATTTCTAACGAGATATCCGACATCAAGCTCCGCCAGAGGGCGCTTCCGAGCATGAGTCACCCCAGCAAGGTTCATTTTGGCCAGATCCATctgtgacgtcactggaatgtttcAAAGGAAATTGTGATCGATTCGTTATCtaataagttaaaaaaataagttaAGAAAATGTGGACAGTACGGAACACCGTAGATGTAAAAGGTGGTGTCCCAAAAATGAAGGGAAaactctttttttcttttttctttttttttttacatcatgATGAATTGATGATTTTAGGGTTATTTTACAGCGTTGTCACGTAATTCATGTGGCGGTGTTGGTCGGTTTGATCAGGTATCGTGTAGTCGTGTTGATTACCAAAAGTCAATAACACAAAGCGATCGTATAAGGAATGATTCTCTTTCCCTCAAAAAATTAATCTTACTTTCTTAACTCGATATTAAGGGTAAATGAGTTTCATGTACACAGCAACGTCCTTAAATATTCAACTTGCGAGTTTCACAGTGGAGCTAAAGGTACACAGCTAGCTatgtcaatttttattttctcttgtcattaaagctgacaatacaagttaaaaactatttatttgagatttgaaaaaaataagttCAATCCCCCTCTCGAGGTCAGCCATTTTTATTCTTATGGCACGGCCTCAGACCACACGTAAATACGTCTTGGGTATATTGTACAGTAGATCTAGAGCCGGTCACGTGTTAGTTGTTACATATTGAACAGCGAGCGTTCGAATGATTGatcgtgtgtgtgttgttgtttttttaggTCAAGATTTAGGTTAATATCTCGAGACCTTCCCTCCTCCTTTCTCAACACGGGCTTGGGACCGGCTACGGCGGAGTTCGATTGCTCGTGTGTGGTTCGTGCGCTTTTTATAATCCAAGCAGAGTAAAACAATCGTGCGCTTTTTAAAGGGGGTTGGCAGGCGTGtcgtaaaacaaaaatggcgaaTGCACttccttagaaacgcaaggggttgtctcaaaaacgaattttgaaaaaaacaactttttttgtttttatttttcttatctcaaatgcatatttttttagtttcatTGTCGTCAGCTGTAATGTTATGATTAATTTAAAGTGACAATTCGAGGAAATATGTTGCGCATGCTTTAATATTTACGAcgcaaattttac
The DNA window shown above is from Argopecten irradians isolate NY chromosome 8, Ai_NY, whole genome shotgun sequence and carries:
- the LOC138329695 gene encoding uncharacterized protein isoform X1, whose translation is MDDVVTVKVVAVCTVLAMALCGTVYILVRVVLYKSDPTLRCIYRSILISNLLAMFTSFTNLLVGTISGTWTLGNTACQLVGLTNLVLTSGATWIMAIAAVERYFRFLLASDHPSTFSQKNVNILVAGIYVLIVLVATGPLYGLGEYSNFRGHVTLTVMANSTIQNISYADKMADERFHMSLLHQATVIGKIPDSIPWFVKHLEQDYGMTTSRYMWIDRGLQFLLRAWTERHACAFLKAYQTDELRSFLSRRLWQKELLWSARMEHLEFVAHMDQDQYRKYVDIYVPSQSLGQCTVDFTSPHVHATVWSGYQLVINTLLPLALSLIVYVILYMRNPYTMSAFDKNLSQEDYSSLRVFCTSSMTSCFFTVIYFGVTLANAEGSYISPEANFAVTFAYYSSNLAICVCVCCYDNLCLAGLKASCQQCWLYSRDSISNEISDIKLRQRALPSMSHPSKVHFGQIHL
- the LOC138329695 gene encoding uncharacterized protein isoform X3 codes for the protein MDVGVTVKVTVISIGLQVFVILGLVTAARLCVFRNKTITGSLLRLSLVMNLLSGTTNLVWLLVGTIQGTWTLGNTACQLVGLTNLVLTSGATWIMAIAAVERYFRFLLASDHPSTFSQKNVNILVAGIYVLIVLVATGPLYGLGEYSNFRGHVTLTVMANSTIQNISYADKMADERFHMSLLHQATVIGKIPDSIPWFVKHLEQDYGMTTSRYMWIDRGLQFLLRAWTERHACAFLKAYQTDELRSFLSRRLWQKELLWSARMEHLEFVAHMDQDQYRKYVDIYVPSQSEPWTMYSGFYVTPCACHGLVRLSTGHQHPSAPGPITHRVRDIVHEKSIHHVRV
- the LOC138329695 gene encoding uncharacterized protein isoform X2; amino-acid sequence: MDVGVTVKVTVISIGLQVFVILGLVTAARLCVFRNKTITGSLLRLSLVMNLLSGTTNLVWLLVGTIQGTWTLGNTACQLVGLTNLVLTSGATWIMAIAAVERYFRFLLASDHPSTFSQKNVNILVAGIYVLIVLVATGPLYGLGEYSNFRGHVTLTVMANSTIQNISYADKMADERFHMSLLHQATVIGKIPDSIPWFVKHLEQDYGMTTSRYMWIDRGLQFLLRAWTERHACAFLKAYQTDELRSFLSRRLWQKELLWSARMEHLEFVAHMDQDQYRKYVDIYVPSQSLGQCTVDFTSPHVHATVWSGYQLVINTLLPLALSLIVYVILYMRNPYTMSAFDKNLSQEDYSSLRVFCTSSMTSCFFTVIYFGVTLANAEGSYISPEANFAVTFAYYSSNLAICVCVCCYDNLCLAGLKASCQQCWLYSRDSISNEISDIKLRQRALPSMSHPSKVHFGQIHL